In one window of Harpia harpyja isolate bHarHar1 chromosome 11, bHarHar1 primary haplotype, whole genome shotgun sequence DNA:
- the LOC128147850 gene encoding perilipin-3-like isoform X2, with translation MRGEAQHSPSCQCWGVEVAAAVEFSMASEKTTKKDLLNAEEQQQASAVNRVTSLPLLNSAFNLVSSAYNYTKETHPYLSGVCSVAETVAAVAVGSVVGGAQPILNQLEPQIALVNEYACKGLDQLEENLPFLQQPADKVISDTRQLVSTKVTSAMDAACEAKEAMADKVTEAVGLTKNVVGDSVKLTRSMVTSTVNSAVEAAQGAKDLVTNKVTEAVDLTKHMVEDSIGLTKSAVASTIVNAAEAAQGAKDLVTNKVTEAVDLSKHIVEDSVGLTKSAVASTIVNAVEAAQGAKDLVTNKVTEAVDLSKHIVEDSVGLTKSAVASTITAAVGAAQGAKDLVTNTVTEAMDLTKGAVQDGVEKTKSVVTSTVNTALDAAYGTITSKINTALEQSREAIQEGVEKTNSVVTNSISKAKAVSQAVAGSVESVLGISEDLVDQYLPMTEEELGKLATTVEGFGMASVEEQKQQQSYFVRLGSLSNKVRHRAYQHSLNKVQRIKQSTQDTLSRLQLAIKLIESVKKEVGQKLLDGQEKLHQLWVDWSLTQPKGNQVKTASQAEVESRTLAMLRIITQQLQPVYENLKASIQGLPSNIQEAVYQATRNIHKLHSSFSSAMSFQDLSPTTLTQSQDCVAEARRSLDDLFEYVTQNTPLNWLVGPFRAIAKVSQDSRKQKKKALVTDIKSPVLEKAPLSKEVPKTPEEPKGANRILGEGCEVLEKLEEKAEKDTEVALAVKEVKTNAPEEDL, from the exons ATGCGGGGCGAGGCCCAGCATTCCCCATCCTGTCAGTGCTGGGGAGTGGAGGTGGCAG ctgcagttGAATTCAGTATGGCATCAGAAAAGACCACAAAAAAAGATCTGCTAAATGCTGAGGAACAGCAGCAAGCG AGTGCTGTCAATCGGGTAACCAGCTTGCCCTTGCTCAACTCTGCGTTCAACCTGGTCTCATCTGCCTACAACTACACCAAGGAGACACATCCTTACCTCAGTGGTGTCTGCAGTGTGGCTGAGACTGTGGCTGCTGTCGCAGTAGGTAGCGTGGTTGGTGGGGCACAGCCCATCCTGAACCAACTTGAGCCACAAA TTGCACTTGTAAATGAATATGCCTGTAAAGGACTGGATCAACTGGAGGAGAACTTGCCTTTCCTTCAACAGCCAGCAGATAAG GTAATCTCAGACACCAGGCAACTGGTTTCTACCAAAGTGACATCTGCTATGGATGCTGCCTGTGAGGCAAAAGAAGCAATGGCTGATAAAGTGACTGAAGCTGTGGGCCTCACTAAAAATGTTGTTGGGGACAGTGTCAAGCTGACTAGGTCAATGGTCACCTCCACTGTTAACAGTGCTGTGGAGGCTGCCCAGGGTGCCAAGGACCTCGTGACTAACAAGGTGACAGAGGCAGTAGACCTCACTAAACACATGGTGGAAGACAGTATTGGACTGACCAAGTCTGCAGTTGCTTCTACTATTGTCAATGCTGCGGAGGCTGCCCAGGGTGCCAAGGACCTTGTGACTAACAAGGTGACAGAGGCAGTGGATCTCAGTAAACACATTGTGGAGGACAGCGTTGGACTGACCAAGTCTGCAGTTGCTTCTACTATTGTCAATGCTGTGGAGGCTGCCCAGGGTGCCAAGGACCTTGTGACTAACAAGGTGACCGAAGCTGTGGACCTCAGTAAACACATTGTGGAGGACAGTGTTGGACTGACCAAGTCTGCAGTTGCTTCTACGATTACTGCTGCTGTAGGGGCTGCTCAGGGTGCAAAGGATCTTGTGACCAACACAGTGACTGAAGCAATGGACCTAACCAAAGGGGCCGTTCAGGATGGTGTTGAGAAGACCAAATCAGTGGTCACTTCTACAGTCAATACAGCTCTGGATGCTGCATATGGCACCATAACtagcaaaataaatacagctttggagcagagcagagaggctaTCCAGGAGGGTGTGGAGAAGACTAATTCAGTGGTGACCAACAGCATAAGCAAAGCCAAGGCAGTGAGCCAAGCAGTGGCAGGTAGTGTGGAATCTGTCCTGGGTATATCGGAAGATCTGGTGGATCAGTACCTCCCGATGACAGAGGAGGAACTAG GTAAACTGGCCACCACTGTGGAGGGATTTGGTATGGCTTCTGTGGAGGAGCAGAAACAGCAACAGAGTTACTTTGTGCGTCTGGGTTCCCTCTCTAACAAAGTCCGCCACCGAGCCTACCAGCACTCCTTGAACAAAGTGCAGCGCATTAAGCAAAGCACCCAGGATACTCTCTCACGACTACAGCTGGCAATAAAACTG ATTGAATCTGTGAAAAAGGAGGTTGGCCAGAAGCTTCTGGATGGGCAGGAGAAGCTCCATCAGCTGTGGGTGGACTGGAGCCTGACCCAACCCAAAGGAAACCAAGTTAAAACTGCCTCCCAAGCAGAG GTAGAGTCACGGACTCTAGCTATGCTGCGTATCATCACCCAGCAGCTACAACCTGTTTATGAGAATCTGAAAGCCAGCATCCAAGGCCTCCCCAGCAACATCCAAGAAGCTGTGTATCAGGCCACTCGAAATATCCACAAGCTCCATAGTTCTTTTTCCAGTGCTATGTCTTTCCAGGACCTCTCCCCCACCACCCTGACCCAGAGCCAGGACTGTGTGGCAGAAGCCCGAAGGTCCCTAGATGACTTGTTTGAGTATGTAACTCAGAACACCCCTCTAAACTGGCTTGTGGGTCCCTTCAGGGCGATAGCTAAAGTGTCACAGGatagcagaaagcagaagaagaaagctTTGGTGACTGATATAAAATCACCTGTGCTAGAAAAAGCTCCATTGTCAAAGGAGGTGCCTAAGACACCCGAAGAGCCAAAGGGAGCAAACAGGATCCTCGGGGAAGGGTGTGAAGTGCTAGAGAAgctggaagagaaagcagagaaagacacAGAGGTGGCGCTGGCTGTAAAGGAGGTAAAAACTAATGCACCAGAGGAAGATCTCTGA
- the FEM1A gene encoding protein fem-1 homolog A has product MDLRTAVYNAARDGKLKLLQKLLGSRSREELEALTAGPGGGDGPGGGSTPLLIAARHGHLEVVEYLLDHCGARVEEGGSVNFDGETIEGAPPLWAASAAGHLGVVRSLLDHGASVNQTTLTNSTPLRAACFDGHLEIVRYLVGERGADLEVANRHGHTCLMISCYKGHREIARYLLEKGADVNRRSVKGNTALHDCAESGSLEILQLLLRSKARMEKDGYGMTPLLAASVTGHTNIVEYLIQGGLQQEEEEVAGNQNGTCASGGSHQRCCSAGKEAPQSCNEEGCERCCASASSQDEQQVPNVFCTREAAVEALELLGATFVDKKRDLLGAHKYWRRAMELRCEGGQYLPKPEPRQLVLAYDYSREVSSLEELEALITDPDEMRMQALLIRERILGPSHPDTSYYIRYRGAVYADSGNFERCINLWKYALDMQQGNLEPLSPMTASSFLSFAELFSYVLQDRSKGTLATHLGFSDLMGVLSKGVREVERALVHGKDPVVDSAQFTKTLAIILHLVFLLEKVECTPEQEHQKRQTIYRLLKCSPRAKNGFTPLHMAVDKDTTTVGRYPVGKFPSLHVVNLLLECGADPDSRDYDNNTPLHVAARNNCPLIMSALMEAGAHMDATNAFKQTAYELLDEKLLTKSMMQPFNYITLQCLAARALDKHKIPYKGFIPEELEAFIELH; this is encoded by the coding sequence ATGGACCTGCGCACGGCTGTGTACAACGCGGCCCGCGATGGGAagctgaagctgctgcagaagctgctgggCAGCCGGAGCCGGGAGGAACTGGAGGCGCTGACGGCAGGGCCCGGCGGGGGTGACGGCCCCGGGGGAGGGAGCACCCCGCTGCTGATCGCCGCCCGGCACGGGCACCTGGAGGTGGTGGAGTATCTGCTGGATCACTGCGGTGCCCGCGTGGAGGAGGGGGGCTCCGTCAACTTCGATGGGGAGACCATCGAGGGTGCCCCACCGCTCTGGGCGGCATCTGCCGCCGGGCACCTGGGGGTGGTGCGCAGCCTCCTGGATCACGGCGCGTCGGTGAACCAGACCACGCTGACCAACTCCACGCCGCTGCGGGCTGCTtgctttgatgggcacctggagATCGTGCGCTACTTAGTCGGGGAGCGTGGGGCTGACCTGGAAGTAGCCAACCGGCACGGACACACTTGTTTGATGATTTCTTGCTACAAAGGGCACCGGGAGATTGCACGTTACTTGCTAGAGAAAGGGGCCGATGTCAACCGCCGGAGCGTGAAGGGGAACACGGCCCTGCATGACTGCGCTGAGTCCGGCAGCCTGGAGATCCTGCAGCTACTGCTCCGCTCCAAAGCCCGCATGGAGAAAGACGGCTACGGCATGACTCCTTTGCTAGCTGCCAGTGTCACCGGTCACACCAACATTGTGGAGTACCTCATCCAaggagggctgcagcaggaggaggaggaggttgcgGGGAACCAAAATGGGACCTGTGCATCAGGTGGGAGCCATCAGAGGTGCTGCAGCGCTGGCAAGGAAGCTCCTCAGAGCTGCAATGAAGAGGGGTGTGAGAGATGTTGTGCCTCGGCTTCCAGTCAGGATGAGCAGCAGGTCCCCAATGTGTTCTGCACTCGAGAGGCTGCTGTGGAAGCACTGGAGTTGCTGGGTGCTACATTTGTGGATAAGAAACGTGACCTTTTGGGAGCCCACAAGTACTGGCGAAGGGCAATGGAGCTTCGGTGTGAGGGCGGGCAATACTTGCCTAAACCTGAGCCCCGGCAGCTGGTGTTGGCCTACGACTATTCCCGGGAAGTGAGTTCGCTGGAGGAACTGGAAGCCTTGATTACTGATCCAGATGAGATGCGCATGCAGGCGCTGCTGATTAGAGAGCGCATCTTGGGTCCTTCCCACCCAGACACTTCCTATTACATCCGTTACCGAGGAGCAGTCTATGCTGACTCCGGCAACTTCGAACGCTGCATTAACCTGTGGAAGTATGCTCTGGACATGCAGCAAGGCAACCTGGAGCCTCTCAGCCCGATGACTGCCAgcagtttcctttcctttgccgAGCTTTTCTCTTACGTGCTTCAGGACCGCTCCAAAGGCACTTTAGCTACCCACTTGGGCTTCTCTGACCTCATGGGAGTACTGAGCAAAGGGGTCCGGGAGGTGGAGAGGGCTCTTGTGCACGGCAAGGACCCTGTAGTTGACTCAGCGCAGTTCACCAAGACACTGGCCATTATCCTCCACCTGGTCTTCTTGCTGGAGAAGGTGGAGTGCACCCCGGAGCAGGAACACCAGAAGCGCCAGACTATCTACCGCCTGCTGAAGTGCAGCCCCCGGGCCAAGAATGGCTTCACTCCTTTGCATATGGCTGTGGACAAAGATACCACAACAGTGGGACGTTATCCCGTGGGCAAGTTCCCATCGCTCCACGTTGTGAACTTGCTTCTGGAGTGTGGGGCTGACCCAGATAGCCGTGACTATGACAACAACACCCCGCTGCATGTCGCTGCCCGCAACAACTGCCCGCTGATCATGAGTGCCCTGATGGAGGCTGGAGCCCATATGGACGCCACTAATGCCTTCAAGCAGACTGCTTATGAGCTGCTGGATGAGAAGCTGCTCACCAAGAGCATGATGCAGCCCTTCAATTACATCACCCTCCAGTGCCTTGCTGCTCGCGCCCTGGACAAGCACAAGATTCCCTACAAGGGTTTCATCCCCGAGGAGCTGGAAGCCTTCATTGAACTGCACTAG
- the TICAM1 gene encoding TIR domain-containing adapter molecule 1, whose translation MAQSAKLQPSFEDIFSILSQIPQDKLLSLKYKLKHLISGPSSKLLQAMVLLTLGQEVDARICLDALGDNRAAQYVHQTKLGATGVQEDGEDLQPPQLDAGAMALLAQIYSVLAEEKLCSHEAVDRARQAATKACNASKETQGDTLNSIPPEDQEKHGSAVSTGPGDKFQTLRSDMGFLQPASPNYVVRSSPVQIGGNSDLSGPRTLCSLGSPSFPSCLEISASPTVVFHTQPSSHEHVPQPSRLCKGSTSSAGQPDGDRQSRGLQETSWTSRPNSHPGQDTGAQVPRPEKVLQVSSCRPTPPIPETQLPTTGAVNQPVESSDVSSTVAAEPHMPKENTDKKQDEKQLPTGLPDSRATVDTGPAHMSMEDSHVPAAIPSNSAPTSISTYSLPPPTYSFSSTLPHPLQGAPSNLYPTPLHSSPSPAWPPPLQTVEPVPTSEPDGGKFFTFVVLHASQDEIVAHRIKDLLENMGVPNGATLCEDFFIAGRSHLTCFQDAMENSAFIILLLTKNFPCDLCMFQTNTALMESILKPSKRDSVIPFVPKENPLERSQIPSTLGGLMPLDENSPGFSRTVQNTFTTSRINERKAMWDLMQRKKLQLYQERYQTLQHLAALNLGSLPQVPLSATQLQLLEQSPRQWCPPASTVPPATYPPPPAGHPMPAQMGPPPFQPLHLPSGHYNMMPGPGGIPSLIIQHARMVQIGDHNMMQVETVTPGPQDSEEETR comes from the coding sequence ATGGCACAGAGCGCCAAGCTCCAGCCAAGCTTTGAGGACATTTTTAGTATTCTATCCCAGATCCCACAAGATAAACTCCTTAGCCTCAAATATAAACTGAAGCACTTGATATCTGGGCCCAGCAGCAAATTACTGCAAGCCATGGTCCTGCTTACTCTGGGGCAAGAAGTGGATGCAAGAATTTGTTTGGATGCCTTGGGAGATAACCGGGCAGCCCAGTATGTCCATCAGACCAAACTGGGTGCCACAGGAGTGCAGGAAGATGGGGAGGATTTGCAGCCTCCCCAGCTGGATGCAGGTGCCATGGCGCTTCTGGCACAGATCTACTCAGTGTTGGCGGAGGAAAAACTGTGCAGTCACGAAGCCGTGGACAGAGCCCGCCAGGCTGCCACCAAAGCCTGCAACGCCAGCAAGGAAACTCAAGGGGACACACTCAACAGCATCCCACCTGAGGACCAGGAAAAACATGGCTCTGCTGTCAGCACGGGCCCAGGTGACAAATTTCAGACGCTGAGATCTGACATGGGATTTCTCCAGCCGGCCAGCCCAAACTACGTGGTGAGAAGTTCTCCAGTGCAGATTGGAGGCAACTCAGACCTTTCAGGCCCACGGACCTTGTGCTCCTTGGGGAGTCCCTCTTTCCCCAGTTGCTTGGAGATCAGTGCGTCACCAACAGTTGTTTTTCACACCCAACCTTCTTCCCACGAGcatgtcccccagcccagccggcTGTGCAAAGGGAGCACCAGCAGTGCTGGACAGCCTGACGGGGACAGACAAAGCCGTGGCCTGCAGGAAACAAGCTGGACCAGCAGACCCAACTCTCATCCCGGGCAGGACACAGGTGCCCAAGTCCCCCGACCGGAGAAGGTTCTGCAGGTCAGTTCATGTCGTCCGACTCCCCCTATTCCTGAAACACAGCTGCCCACAACGGGTGCTGTGAACCAACCAGTCGAAAGTAGCGATGTTTCCAGCACAGTGGCAGCAGAACCACATAtgccaaaagaaaacacagacaaaaagcaagatgaaaagcAATTACCTACAGGTCTTCCTGACTCAAGAGCTACAGTGGATACTGGTCCTGCCCACATGTCCATGGAGGACTCCCATGTTCCAGCAGCCATTCCTTCTAACTCTGCACCTACTTCCATTTCAACctattcccttcctcctcctaccTACTCCTTCTCCTCCACCCTTCCCCATCCTCTTCAGGGAGCTCCTTCCAACTTATATCCCACTCCCCTTCACTCATCCCCCTCTCCAGCCTGGCCTCCTCCTCTTCAAACTGTAGAACCAGTGCCCACATCAGAGCCAGATGGGGGAAAGTTCTTCACTTTTGTTGTCCTGCATGCTAGCCAAGATGAGATTGTTGCCCATCGGATCAAGGACCTGCTGGAGAACATGGGGGTTCCCAATGGTGCCACACTCTGTGAGGACTTCTTCATTGCTGGACGCAGCCATCTGACTTGCTTCCAGGATGCTATGGAAAACTCTGCTTTCATCATCCTTCTGCTGACCAAGAACTTCCCATGCGACCTGTGTATGTTTCAGACAAACACTGCTCTGATGGAGTCCATCCTGAAACCATCCAAGCGTGACTCAGTCATCCCTTTTGTGCCCAAGGAGAACCCCCTGGAGCGGAGTCAGATTCCCAGCACGCTCGGCGGGCTGATGCCGTTGGATGAGAACTCTCCTGGGTTCTCCAGGACAGTGCAGAACACCTTTACCACCAGCAGGATCAATGAGAGGAAAGCCATGTGGGACCTGATGCAGAGAAAGAAACTACAGCTGTATCAGGAACGGTATCAAACACTGCAGCACTTGGCTGCTCTCAACCTTGGCTCCCTTCCCCAGGTGCCTCTGTCAGCaacacagctgcagctgctggagcaatCACCCCGACAGTGGTGCCCCCCCGCTTCGACTGTCCCTCCTGCCACGTACCCACCTCCACCCGCTGGTCACCCCATGCCCGCTCAGATGGGTCCCCCTCCTTTCCAACCACTTCATCTCCCATCAGGCCACTACAACATGATGCCAGGTCCAGGAGGCATCCCGTCTCTCATCATTCAACATGCTCGAATGGTTCAGATTGGGGATCACAACATGATGCAGGTAGAAACTGTCACACCAGGTCCACAGGACAGTGAGGAAGAAACCAGGTAG
- the LOC128147850 gene encoding perilipin-3-like isoform X1 translates to MRGEAQHSPSCQCWGVEVAAAVEFSMASEKTTKKDLLNAEEQQQASAVNRVTSLPLLNSAFNLVSSAYNYTKETHPYLSGVCSVAETVAAVAVGSVVGGAQPILNQLEPQIALVNEYACKGLDQLEENLPFLQQPADKVISDTRQLVSTKVTSAMDAACEAKEAMADKVTEAVGLTKNVVGDSVKLTRSMVTSTVNSAVEAAQGAKDLVTNKVTEAVDLTKHMVEDSIGLTKSAVASTIVNAAEAAQGAKDLVTNKVTEAVDLSKHIVEDSVGLTKSAVASTIVNAVEAAQGAKDLVTNKVTEAVDLSKHIVEDSVGLTKSAVASTITAAVGAAQGAKDLVTNTVTEAMDLTKGAVQDGVEKTKSVVTSTVNTALDAAYGTITSKINTALEQSREAIQEGVEKTNSVVTNSISKAKAVSQAVAGSVESVLGISEDLVDQYLPMTEEELGKLATTVEGFGMASVEEQKQQQSYFVRLGSLSNKVRHRAYQHSLNKVQRIKQSTQDTLSRLQLAIKLIESVKKEVGQKLLDGQEKLHQLWVDWSLTQPKGNQVKTASQAEQVESRTLAMLRIITQQLQPVYENLKASIQGLPSNIQEAVYQATRNIHKLHSSFSSAMSFQDLSPTTLTQSQDCVAEARRSLDDLFEYVTQNTPLNWLVGPFRAIAKVSQDSRKQKKKALVTDIKSPVLEKAPLSKEVPKTPEEPKGANRILGEGCEVLEKLEEKAEKDTEVALAVKEVKTNAPEEDL, encoded by the exons ATGCGGGGCGAGGCCCAGCATTCCCCATCCTGTCAGTGCTGGGGAGTGGAGGTGGCAG ctgcagttGAATTCAGTATGGCATCAGAAAAGACCACAAAAAAAGATCTGCTAAATGCTGAGGAACAGCAGCAAGCG AGTGCTGTCAATCGGGTAACCAGCTTGCCCTTGCTCAACTCTGCGTTCAACCTGGTCTCATCTGCCTACAACTACACCAAGGAGACACATCCTTACCTCAGTGGTGTCTGCAGTGTGGCTGAGACTGTGGCTGCTGTCGCAGTAGGTAGCGTGGTTGGTGGGGCACAGCCCATCCTGAACCAACTTGAGCCACAAA TTGCACTTGTAAATGAATATGCCTGTAAAGGACTGGATCAACTGGAGGAGAACTTGCCTTTCCTTCAACAGCCAGCAGATAAG GTAATCTCAGACACCAGGCAACTGGTTTCTACCAAAGTGACATCTGCTATGGATGCTGCCTGTGAGGCAAAAGAAGCAATGGCTGATAAAGTGACTGAAGCTGTGGGCCTCACTAAAAATGTTGTTGGGGACAGTGTCAAGCTGACTAGGTCAATGGTCACCTCCACTGTTAACAGTGCTGTGGAGGCTGCCCAGGGTGCCAAGGACCTCGTGACTAACAAGGTGACAGAGGCAGTAGACCTCACTAAACACATGGTGGAAGACAGTATTGGACTGACCAAGTCTGCAGTTGCTTCTACTATTGTCAATGCTGCGGAGGCTGCCCAGGGTGCCAAGGACCTTGTGACTAACAAGGTGACAGAGGCAGTGGATCTCAGTAAACACATTGTGGAGGACAGCGTTGGACTGACCAAGTCTGCAGTTGCTTCTACTATTGTCAATGCTGTGGAGGCTGCCCAGGGTGCCAAGGACCTTGTGACTAACAAGGTGACCGAAGCTGTGGACCTCAGTAAACACATTGTGGAGGACAGTGTTGGACTGACCAAGTCTGCAGTTGCTTCTACGATTACTGCTGCTGTAGGGGCTGCTCAGGGTGCAAAGGATCTTGTGACCAACACAGTGACTGAAGCAATGGACCTAACCAAAGGGGCCGTTCAGGATGGTGTTGAGAAGACCAAATCAGTGGTCACTTCTACAGTCAATACAGCTCTGGATGCTGCATATGGCACCATAACtagcaaaataaatacagctttggagcagagcagagaggctaTCCAGGAGGGTGTGGAGAAGACTAATTCAGTGGTGACCAACAGCATAAGCAAAGCCAAGGCAGTGAGCCAAGCAGTGGCAGGTAGTGTGGAATCTGTCCTGGGTATATCGGAAGATCTGGTGGATCAGTACCTCCCGATGACAGAGGAGGAACTAG GTAAACTGGCCACCACTGTGGAGGGATTTGGTATGGCTTCTGTGGAGGAGCAGAAACAGCAACAGAGTTACTTTGTGCGTCTGGGTTCCCTCTCTAACAAAGTCCGCCACCGAGCCTACCAGCACTCCTTGAACAAAGTGCAGCGCATTAAGCAAAGCACCCAGGATACTCTCTCACGACTACAGCTGGCAATAAAACTG ATTGAATCTGTGAAAAAGGAGGTTGGCCAGAAGCTTCTGGATGGGCAGGAGAAGCTCCATCAGCTGTGGGTGGACTGGAGCCTGACCCAACCCAAAGGAAACCAAGTTAAAACTGCCTCCCAAGCAGAG CAGGTAGAGTCACGGACTCTAGCTATGCTGCGTATCATCACCCAGCAGCTACAACCTGTTTATGAGAATCTGAAAGCCAGCATCCAAGGCCTCCCCAGCAACATCCAAGAAGCTGTGTATCAGGCCACTCGAAATATCCACAAGCTCCATAGTTCTTTTTCCAGTGCTATGTCTTTCCAGGACCTCTCCCCCACCACCCTGACCCAGAGCCAGGACTGTGTGGCAGAAGCCCGAAGGTCCCTAGATGACTTGTTTGAGTATGTAACTCAGAACACCCCTCTAAACTGGCTTGTGGGTCCCTTCAGGGCGATAGCTAAAGTGTCACAGGatagcagaaagcagaagaagaaagctTTGGTGACTGATATAAAATCACCTGTGCTAGAAAAAGCTCCATTGTCAAAGGAGGTGCCTAAGACACCCGAAGAGCCAAAGGGAGCAAACAGGATCCTCGGGGAAGGGTGTGAAGTGCTAGAGAAgctggaagagaaagcagagaaagacacAGAGGTGGCGCTGGCTGTAAAGGAGGTAAAAACTAATGCACCAGAGGAAGATCTCTGA